The following is a genomic window from Serratia ficaria.
ACTCACTCATCCATTCGCCTCAACAAGTACATCAGCGACAGCGGTATCTGTTCCCGCCGCCATGCCGATCGCCACATCAAGCAGGGCAACGTGCTGATCAACGGCAGGCCGGCCGCCGTGGGCGCACAGGTGTTTGTCGGGGATATCGTGCAAGTGAACGGCCAGCCGATCGCGCCGCGCGCGGCGGAGGAGCTGGTGCTGATCGCACTGAACAAGCCGGTTGGCATCCTCACCAGCATGGGCAAGCACGAGCGGGATAACATCGGCGATCTGGTTAACCACAGCCAACGCATTTTCCCCGTTGGCCGGCTGGATAAGGCCTCTCAGGGGCTGATTTTCCTGACCAACCGCGGCGAACTGGTCAACAAGATCCTGCGCGCCGGCAATAATCACGAGAAAGAGTATCTGGTTACCGTCAACAAGCCGCTGACCGATGAATTTATTCAGGGCATGGGCGTGGGCGTGCCGATACTGGGCAAGGTGACCCAGAAATGCCGGGTGGAGCAAGCGTCCCCGCAGGTGTTTCGCATCATCCTGGTGCAGGGGCTTAACCGCCAAATCCGCCGCATGTGCAAATACTTTGGCTATGAAGTCACCCGGCTTGAGCGGGTGCGCATTATGAATATTGAGCTGGCGGGGTTGCCATTGGGCGAGTGGCGAGATTTGACCGATGATGAGCGAATCACGTTATTTACGCTGTTGGAGCACTCCACGTCGGAAGCAGAGATATCGCCAGGCGCCAACCGCCTGTCGCCCAGCGATATCCCGATATAACTACGCCTCAGACAATCAGAACGACCAGCGGATATTGGCGTTGATCGAATTAACGCGAGTGTCGGAACCGTATTGCCCCTGGTAGCCGATATCCAGCGCGCTGGAACGCGACAGTTTCACGCTCACCCCGACATCCGCCACCATCAGGTTGTCATCCACGGCCTGCCCCTGCGTGATGAAGGCGTCGCTGCCGGCAAATGCCATGCGCGATGAGGTCGTCTTATCGCCGTAGGCATGCTGCCAGCCCAGCGAGCCGTAAAGGCTGACGTTTTTCGGCAGATCTTTCGTACCGCGCACGCCCAGGGTCGAATAGAAGGTATTCATCGTTTCATTGCGGACGCTCAGCGCGGCGGCGCCGCCTTTTTCCTGGAAGCTATCGGTATGCAGGCGGATGTAGCTCAGGTTAACGAAGGGTTCAACGTTGGCGTCCGGCTGCCCAAAACGGTAGCCCGCTTCGGTGAATGCCAGCAGCGAGTCGGCGTCATAGTCCGCCTTGAGCCGGTCAGAGAAATTGCTGAAGTTAACGCTGCGCTCATTCTCGAGCCGGTGCCAGGTGTAACCCAGCGCACCGCGCAAGGAGAAGGCATCCCGCTGCCCTGCGGCATACAGGCCAAGGTGGTAATTATCGCTGTCGGACTTGGAGCTGCGGCTATCGATATCGTAGTCGCCGCGGCTGTACCCCATATATCCCCCAACGCGAACGCTGTGGTCGGCTAATTTGCGATCCGCCCCAATCAGGAAACCGCGCGTGTTGCCGTCCAGCTTGCCCACGTTGTCGTTGCCGCTGTTTCTTACCCAAGAGCCGAAGGTCTGCCCCCAGACGCCAT
Proteins encoded in this region:
- the rluF gene encoding 23S rRNA pseudouridine(2604) synthase RluF, with protein sequence MPTHSSIRLNKYISDSGICSRRHADRHIKQGNVLINGRPAAVGAQVFVGDIVQVNGQPIAPRAAEELVLIALNKPVGILTSMGKHERDNIGDLVNHSQRIFPVGRLDKASQGLIFLTNRGELVNKILRAGNNHEKEYLVTVNKPLTDEFIQGMGVGVPILGKVTQKCRVEQASPQVFRIILVQGLNRQIRRMCKYFGYEVTRLERVRIMNIELAGLPLGEWRDLTDDERITLFTLLEHSTSEAEISPGANRLSPSDIPI